One Candidatus Hydrogenedentota bacterium genomic region harbors:
- a CDS encoding VCBS repeat-containing protein, with amino-acid sequence MGLRFGAFAPLAAALCLTLVPASAQTFEISRVFRVGSNPRAITAPDLNGDGWPEIITADTGPLADQREERPANDELSLLIAEGDLKYVKHHPSLKTGFAPYAIAVANIDGLRMPDIVVASFLAVRHRDITLFRNLPDNLFETLDFKVPDEGLAYYRHLDGDGLPIFTKPGLSSLAIADINGDGYRDLVSTAWSCDALVLLPGDPEAYFGVPQFFPLAGGPRDVRFYDFDGDGKGDLAVLLHTTGEVALLRGNGQFGFEPVTRFPTRGRLPNRIRVCDVNQDGRADIVVSHAHMDDSIVIFYGDGGFAFSVSQELLLGDDRAVLEHQIEDLVAEDFNGDNRPDLAAACFASGKIEAFINTSAASERTQAFRRESYAIREGRPRALCVADFNQDGKKDLAAAAWQPDSVVLLLAR; translated from the coding sequence ATGGGACTGCGTTTCGGCGCGTTCGCGCCGCTTGCGGCGGCGCTTTGCCTTACCCTTGTCCCGGCTTCGGCCCAGACATTCGAGATCAGCCGCGTGTTCCGGGTCGGCTCAAACCCGCGCGCCATCACGGCGCCCGACCTCAACGGCGACGGGTGGCCGGAGATAATCACCGCGGACACCGGGCCACTCGCGGACCAGCGGGAAGAGCGACCGGCCAACGACGAGTTGTCGCTCCTCATCGCCGAGGGCGACCTGAAATACGTGAAACACCATCCTTCCCTGAAGACGGGGTTCGCCCCTTACGCCATCGCGGTAGCAAACATTGACGGTTTGCGGATGCCGGACATTGTCGTGGCCAGCTTCCTCGCAGTCCGGCATCGCGACATCACGCTGTTTCGCAACCTCCCGGACAACCTCTTCGAAACACTCGACTTCAAGGTGCCCGACGAAGGCCTGGCGTACTACCGCCACCTGGACGGGGACGGACTCCCCATTTTCACCAAGCCGGGCCTGTCCTCCCTCGCGATAGCGGATATCAATGGCGATGGCTACCGCGACCTCGTCAGCACCGCATGGTCCTGCGATGCGCTCGTCTTGCTGCCCGGCGACCCGGAAGCCTATTTTGGCGTGCCGCAGTTCTTCCCCCTCGCGGGCGGGCCGCGCGATGTGCGGTTTTACGATTTCGACGGCGACGGCAAGGGTGATCTTGCCGTGCTGCTGCACACGACGGGGGAAGTGGCCTTGCTGCGCGGCAACGGCCAATTCGGTTTTGAACCGGTAACCCGGTTCCCGACGCGCGGCCGCCTGCCCAACCGCATCCGCGTATGCGACGTGAACCAGGATGGCCGCGCCGATATTGTCGTTTCACACGCGCACATGGACGACAGCATCGTCATCTTCTACGGCGACGGTGGCTTTGCGTTCAGCGTGTCCCAGGAATTGCTCCTCGGCGACGACCGGGCTGTGCTCGAGCACCAGATTGAAGACCTCGTCGCGGAAGACTTCAACGGAGACAACAGGCCCGACCTCGCGGCCGCGTGCTTTGCCTCGGGAAAGATTGAGGCATTCATCAACACGTCCGCGGCATCTGAACGGACGCAAGCGTTCCGGCGGGAATCCTACGCGATCCGCGAGGGGCGGCCGCGTGCGCTCTGCGTCGCGGACTTTAATCAAGACGGGAAGAAAGACCTCGCGGCCGCGGCGTGGCAGCCAGACAGCGTCGTGCTGCTACTCGCGCGCTGA
- a CDS encoding glycosyltransferase has translation MSSISAVLIVKNEAHRLAACLEALRAVADEIVVLDTGSTDETEETALGFTGKVHHFAWRGDFAAARNAAVACAAGDWVISIDADEVMEAPADARARLVAFAAEHDPSWVGTIELFSPTGPGADAAVVRDRLERFFHRGVYRFEGVIHEQLVPAAGGAKRAAATGVRVRHFGYAQAADAPDHKALRNIPLLRRALDARPDDEYLLHQLGKAHFSLRQYAAAAVAFEQALAAIRFAPGAPPQGRDGPVARVVLSDLVITLAYTYANLNRTVQSLQLLERHAALAHPGVRCADFPHALGYVHLMLGHVAESKAAYERSLEWGGGAEDVLGTGSFSSEYHLGLLSEAENDVPAAWRHYAAALRHKADYRPVLSRCVGLAAERGAGMPEEILRVADRTALEQLLTGQRRGVT, from the coding sequence ATGTCTTCGATCAGCGCAGTCTTGATTGTGAAGAACGAGGCTCACCGGCTGGCCGCGTGCCTGGAGGCCCTGCGCGCCGTTGCCGACGAGATTGTGGTGCTCGACACCGGCTCGACCGACGAAACGGAAGAGACGGCGCTCGGGTTCACGGGGAAGGTCCATCATTTCGCCTGGCGCGGCGATTTCGCGGCAGCGCGGAACGCGGCTGTAGCCTGTGCCGCGGGCGACTGGGTGATCAGCATCGACGCGGACGAGGTGATGGAAGCGCCCGCGGACGCGCGCGCGCGTCTGGTTGCCTTCGCCGCGGAACATGACCCGTCCTGGGTCGGGACCATAGAGCTTTTCAGCCCCACGGGCCCCGGGGCGGACGCCGCGGTTGTCCGGGACCGTCTCGAACGCTTTTTTCACCGCGGTGTGTACCGTTTTGAAGGCGTCATTCATGAGCAACTTGTTCCGGCAGCGGGCGGAGCCAAGCGCGCGGCGGCTACGGGCGTGCGGGTGCGCCACTTCGGCTACGCGCAGGCCGCGGATGCGCCGGACCATAAGGCCCTGCGCAATATCCCGCTGCTCCGGCGCGCGCTCGATGCCCGCCCGGACGATGAATACCTGCTGCACCAGCTCGGCAAGGCCCATTTCTCGTTGCGCCAGTACGCGGCGGCGGCGGTTGCCTTCGAGCAGGCGCTCGCGGCAATCCGGTTTGCGCCGGGCGCGCCGCCGCAGGGCCGTGACGGCCCCGTCGCTCGTGTTGTGTTGTCCGATTTGGTGATTACGCTCGCTTACACGTATGCAAACCTCAATCGGACCGTGCAGTCGCTGCAATTGCTCGAGCGCCACGCGGCACTGGCGCATCCCGGCGTGCGATGCGCGGATTTTCCGCATGCGCTGGGCTATGTGCATCTCATGCTCGGGCACGTCGCGGAGTCCAAGGCCGCATACGAGCGGTCCCTGGAGTGGGGGGGTGGGGCGGAAGACGTGTTGGGGACCGGTTCGTTCAGCAGCGAATACCATCTGGGCCTGTTGAGCGAGGCCGAGAACGACGTGCCTGCCGCGTGGCGGCACTATGCCGCCGCGCTCCGGCACAAGGCCGACTATCGCCCCGTATTGTCCCGCTGCGTTGGTCTTGCCGCGGAACGCGGCGCCGGCATGCCGGAAGAAATCCTCCGCGTTGCGGACAGGACTGCCCTGGAACAGCTCTTGACCGGGCAACGTCGCGGTGTCACATAG
- the dnaA gene encoding chromosomal replication initiator protein DnaA: MQVKEKDNPWVLAQEHIRTLVDEHSFKNWFAQTDYASYEGGHLIVAVPSQFFAEWLRDHYMDAIMESVRRVLPDFDRISFLHGAARGRAENPEPPAKAPQAASRAKAARVQQVFNGFNPRYTFEHFVVGAGNRFAHAAARAVADSPGRAYNPLFLYGGTGLGKTHLMQAIGQELLRIDPNTNVVFISTEQFTNQLIDSIAKKSTQRFRDKYRKVDIILIDDVHFLAGKEATQEEFFHTFNELYDAHKQIVLSSDCGPKEIEGMEERLVTRFEWGLVTDITPPDQETREAILQNKAREDGVSVPIEVIRYIATHVTSNIRELEGAFITALAYCRLTETEITLPLVQEVLHDLIGSDKIRPITIELIMRVVAEHFDVRIADLRGRSRQRHVAYPRQLAMYLCKALIPSLSLKDVGEAFGGKDHTTVLYACDKLNTESRNEAAVRQTIDQLIKKIRHG, encoded by the coding sequence ATGCAGGTGAAGGAAAAGGACAACCCCTGGGTATTGGCGCAGGAGCATATTCGGACGCTGGTGGACGAGCACAGTTTCAAGAACTGGTTCGCGCAGACGGATTACGCATCCTATGAGGGAGGGCACCTGATCGTCGCCGTGCCCAGTCAGTTCTTCGCGGAATGGCTGCGCGACCACTATATGGACGCCATCATGGAGTCCGTGCGGCGCGTGCTGCCGGACTTCGACCGCATTTCTTTTCTGCATGGGGCGGCAAGGGGACGGGCGGAAAACCCGGAACCGCCGGCGAAGGCGCCGCAGGCCGCATCACGGGCGAAGGCGGCGAGAGTGCAGCAGGTTTTCAACGGTTTCAACCCGCGGTATACGTTCGAGCACTTCGTGGTCGGCGCGGGCAACCGTTTCGCGCATGCCGCGGCGCGCGCCGTTGCCGACTCTCCGGGGCGCGCCTACAATCCGCTGTTTCTGTATGGCGGGACCGGTCTGGGCAAGACGCACCTGATGCAGGCGATTGGCCAGGAATTGCTTCGCATCGACCCGAATACAAACGTCGTTTTCATTTCGACGGAGCAATTCACCAACCAGCTCATCGACAGCATCGCGAAGAAGTCTACGCAGCGGTTCCGGGACAAGTACCGCAAGGTGGATATCATCCTGATCGACGACGTGCATTTCCTGGCGGGAAAAGAGGCGACGCAAGAGGAGTTTTTCCACACCTTCAACGAACTCTACGACGCGCACAAGCAGATCGTGCTTTCGAGCGATTGCGGCCCGAAGGAAATCGAGGGGATGGAAGAGCGGCTGGTAACCCGTTTTGAATGGGGTCTGGTCACCGATATTACGCCGCCCGATCAGGAAACGCGGGAGGCCATTCTTCAGAACAAGGCGCGCGAGGACGGCGTGAGCGTGCCGATTGAAGTCATCCGCTATATCGCGACGCATGTCACGAGCAACATCCGGGAACTCGAAGGCGCATTCATCACGGCTCTTGCTTATTGCCGCCTCACGGAAACGGAGATCACGCTGCCGCTGGTGCAGGAGGTGCTGCATGACCTGATCGGCAGCGACAAGATTCGCCCGATCACGATAGAACTGATCATGCGCGTGGTCGCGGAGCATTTCGACGTACGCATCGCCGACTTGCGCGGCCGGAGCCGGCAGCGGCACGTCGCCTATCCGCGTCAACTGGCCATGTACCTCTGTAAAGCGTTGATCCCCAGCCTGTCGCTCAAGGACGTAGGGGAAGCGTTTGGCGGGAAGGACCACACCACGGTTCTGTATGCCTGCGACAAGCTGAATACCGAAAGCCGGAATGAGGCCGCGGTGCGCCAGACAATCGATCAGCTTATCAAGAAGATCCGGCATGGCTGA
- a CDS encoding DUF58 domain-containing protein has translation MPHPRTKRPRRLRLLPVGRAFVLMMLLGLPMAWNTGNQLLYLLFAGVCAFPVLSLVWAVFFSVRGLTMSRVAPHAVQRSEPFWVRVRIENRRRLIPAFSLCIGRAALRGDVLAHVVCLPAGRAVEIAVRHRLAYRGPHVLEPYALRCSYPFGLIERRRVFADQAEVLVYPRVHAVRTNVVDEFGTGRQAPSVATGEGDEFFTLREYVNGDDPRRIAWRVSARLGKWIVREMSREHSRHVAFVLDARRRADVEDFGRRFEDAVEMLASLAITLLRRHYNVAVYVPGGAVDGGEGATHERRTLDLLARVVPCAADAPAWPEAVRRGRECTWAAVIVISPDPGSWGGAVYGVDARVLDPRKVIYA, from the coding sequence ATGCCGCACCCCCGCACAAAGCGTCCGCGCCGGCTGCGCCTGCTGCCCGTTGGCCGGGCGTTCGTGCTGATGATGCTGCTCGGGCTTCCCATGGCGTGGAACACGGGCAATCAGTTGCTCTACCTGCTTTTTGCCGGCGTATGCGCGTTTCCCGTGCTGTCGCTTGTATGGGCGGTGTTCTTCTCGGTGCGCGGCCTGACCATGAGCCGGGTCGCGCCGCATGCCGTGCAGCGGAGTGAACCGTTCTGGGTGCGGGTGCGCATCGAGAACCGCCGCCGTCTGATTCCGGCGTTCTCGCTGTGCATCGGCCGCGCGGCGTTGCGCGGCGACGTGCTGGCCCATGTCGTTTGCCTGCCAGCGGGCCGTGCCGTCGAAATTGCCGTTCGCCACAGGCTGGCCTATCGCGGCCCTCATGTGCTTGAACCGTATGCCTTGCGGTGTTCCTATCCCTTCGGCCTCATAGAGCGGCGGCGCGTGTTTGCCGACCAGGCAGAGGTGCTGGTGTATCCGCGCGTTCACGCGGTGCGCACCAATGTGGTGGATGAGTTCGGCACAGGCCGGCAGGCGCCGAGCGTGGCAACGGGTGAAGGCGATGAGTTCTTTACGCTGCGTGAGTACGTGAACGGCGACGACCCGCGCCGCATCGCGTGGCGCGTCAGTGCGCGGCTCGGGAAATGGATTGTGCGCGAGATGTCTCGCGAACACTCGCGCCATGTCGCGTTTGTGCTGGACGCGCGGCGCAGGGCGGACGTCGAAGATTTCGGGCGGCGATTCGAGGATGCGGTCGAGATGCTCGCTTCGCTCGCGATTACGCTGCTGCGGCGGCATTACAACGTGGCCGTTTACGTTCCAGGGGGGGCGGTTGACGGCGGAGAGGGCGCCACGCACGAGCGCCGGACCCTGGACTTGCTGGCGCGGGTAGTGCCGTGTGCGGCGGATGCCCCCGCGTGGCCCGAGGCGGTGCGCCGGGGCCGGGAATGTACCTGGGCCGCAGTCATCGTCATTTCGCCCGATCCCGGGAGCTGGGGCGGCGCGGTGTATGGCGTGGATGCGCGCGTACTGGATCCGCGGAAGGTCATCTATGCGTAA
- a CDS encoding nucleotide pyrophosphohydrolase: MEGSAANPAVTRPFANRSETPRVTGKEPASVKERHERHSRALEESWRIQEDAARLGFDWPDISGVIAKVREETQEIEDALAADDPEHAARELGDLLFAAVNLGRFLHTHPVEALQEANRRFTERFAMLRSVVEKSGRKIETCALDELNEVWDRVKVLALQHPNQRG; the protein is encoded by the coding sequence ATGGAAGGAAGTGCCGCCAATCCGGCGGTTACCCGACCGTTCGCGAACAGAAGCGAAACGCCCCGCGTCACGGGAAAGGAACCAGCATCCGTGAAAGAAAGGCATGAGAGACATTCACGCGCGCTTGAGGAATCCTGGCGCATCCAGGAGGACGCGGCCCGGCTTGGTTTCGACTGGCCCGACATCAGCGGCGTGATCGCGAAAGTGCGCGAAGAAACGCAAGAGATAGAAGACGCGCTCGCGGCGGACGACCCCGAACACGCCGCGCGCGAGCTCGGCGACCTGCTCTTTGCCGCGGTCAACCTGGGCCGTTTCCTGCACACGCACCCCGTCGAAGCCCTCCAAGAGGCCAATCGGCGTTTTACGGAGCGGTTCGCGATGCTTCGAAGCGTGGTGGAAAAGAGCGGGCGCAAGATCGAAACGTGCGCGCTCGACGAGTTGAACGAGGTCTGGGATCGTGTGAAAGTCCTTGCGCTGCAACATCCTAATCAAAGGGGTTGA
- a CDS encoding MoxR family ATPase: protein MDSAAAQRIQHLIENIERVVFGKHDVVKLCVTGLLARGHILIEDVPGIGKTTIAQAIARSMQCTFSRIQFTSDMLPSDILGVSVLDPRSNEFVFRKGPIFANVVLADEINRTPPKTQSALLEAMSEYQVTVDGRPYELARPFIVMATQNPVEYEGTYTLPESQLDRFMLRVTMGYPPADDELRIMRRRDPRKELENLQPVLTGEELVALQDAVGQARVDESVARYILDIIQGTREHEQVMLGASPRGSLTFYEACQARAVVEGRDFVTPGDVKVMAVPLLAHRILVKSRGADLATAADERGRVIRDVVQRIPVPR, encoded by the coding sequence ATGGATAGTGCCGCCGCGCAGCGTATTCAACATCTGATTGAGAACATTGAACGGGTCGTTTTTGGGAAGCATGATGTCGTCAAGTTGTGCGTGACGGGTCTGCTGGCCCGCGGACACATCCTGATTGAGGACGTGCCCGGCATCGGGAAGACGACGATTGCCCAGGCGATCGCGCGCTCGATGCAGTGCACGTTCAGCCGCATTCAGTTCACCAGCGACATGTTGCCATCGGACATCCTGGGCGTGTCGGTGCTGGACCCGCGGTCGAATGAGTTTGTGTTCCGCAAGGGACCGATTTTCGCGAATGTTGTGTTGGCGGACGAAATCAACCGTACGCCGCCCAAGACGCAGAGCGCGCTGCTGGAGGCCATGAGCGAATATCAGGTCACCGTGGACGGCAGGCCGTACGAACTGGCGCGGCCGTTCATCGTCATGGCCACGCAGAACCCCGTTGAGTACGAGGGCACCTATACGTTGCCTGAGTCGCAACTGGACCGTTTCATGCTGCGCGTGACGATGGGGTATCCGCCGGCCGATGACGAACTGCGCATCATGCGCCGCAGGGACCCGCGCAAGGAGCTGGAGAACCTGCAGCCCGTACTCACGGGCGAGGAACTGGTGGCGTTGCAGGACGCAGTGGGCCAGGCGCGCGTGGACGAAAGCGTTGCCCGGTATATCCTGGACATCATCCAGGGCACGCGCGAGCATGAGCAAGTGATGCTGGGGGCCAGCCCGCGCGGTTCGCTCACGTTCTACGAGGCGTGTCAAGCGCGTGCGGTGGTCGAGGGGCGCGATTTTGTCACGCCTGGCGACGTCAAGGTGATGGCGGTTCCATTGCTGGCGCATCGGATACTGGTGAAGTCGCGGGGCGCTGACCTTGCCACGGCCGCGGACGAGCGGGGACGCGTGATCAGGGATGTTGTCCAGCGGATTCCCGTGCCGCGGTAA
- the recR gene encoding recombination protein RecR, which translates to MQAPAVERLIEAFRRLPGIGKRTAERLALHLLSAPEAEARALSAAIREARDRITTCSVCCNLTDSDPCVICADERRDHATVCVVERPAGAMAIEKGGAYRGVYHVLHGVLNPLEGIGPSELRIDRLLKRLEDGTVREVIVATNATAEGEATALYLSRMIGQCGVAVSRIAHGVPMGGGLEFADDATLAHAMQGRTRL; encoded by the coding sequence ATCCAGGCGCCCGCAGTCGAGCGGCTCATCGAAGCGTTTCGGCGCCTGCCGGGTATCGGCAAACGGACTGCCGAGCGCCTTGCCCTCCACCTGTTGAGCGCGCCGGAAGCAGAAGCGCGCGCGCTGAGCGCGGCCATCCGGGAAGCGCGCGACCGCATCACCACCTGCAGCGTCTGCTGCAATCTTACGGACTCGGACCCCTGTGTCATTTGCGCTGATGAGCGCCGCGACCACGCCACGGTCTGCGTTGTAGAACGCCCCGCGGGCGCCATGGCCATCGAGAAGGGCGGCGCCTACCGGGGCGTGTACCACGTGCTTCACGGCGTGCTCAATCCACTGGAAGGCATCGGACCTTCGGAGCTGCGCATAGACCGGTTGCTGAAACGCCTCGAGGACGGAACCGTGCGCGAGGTGATTGTAGCGACGAACGCGACCGCCGAAGGCGAAGCCACCGCGCTTTATTTATCTCGCATGATTGGACAGTGCGGCGTCGCCGTGAGCCGCATCGCGCACGGCGTGCCCATGGGCGGCGGGCTCGAATTCGCGGATGACGCCACCCTCGCGCATGCGATGCAGGGGCGCACCCGCCTCTAG
- the def gene encoding peptide deformylase, whose amino-acid sequence MALLDIVVYPKEPLLKAAAPVKKFGPELAKFIEDMQETMEVFDGVGLAAPQVGVSRRILVYRLPEEEAQCLINPEILDREGSETAEEGCLSLPMLYAPVARARKIRVRALDLLGNPREFEAAELEARVIQHECDHLDGMVILDRLDVLTRRAKLQEWDEICQQLGAASQSE is encoded by the coding sequence ATGGCACTGCTGGATATTGTGGTGTACCCCAAGGAACCGCTCCTGAAGGCGGCGGCGCCGGTGAAGAAGTTCGGGCCGGAGCTGGCCAAGTTCATCGAAGACATGCAAGAAACGATGGAAGTCTTTGACGGCGTTGGCCTGGCGGCGCCGCAAGTAGGCGTATCGCGCCGCATTCTGGTCTATCGCCTGCCGGAGGAAGAGGCGCAGTGCCTGATCAACCCGGAAATCCTGGACCGAGAGGGCAGCGAAACGGCGGAGGAAGGGTGCCTCAGTCTTCCGATGCTTTACGCTCCGGTTGCCCGCGCGAGGAAGATCAGAGTGCGCGCGCTCGACCTCTTGGGCAACCCGCGCGAATTCGAGGCGGCCGAATTGGAGGCGCGCGTTATTCAACACGAGTGCGACCATCTGGATGGCATGGTAATCCTTGATCGTCTGGATGTGTTGACGCGCCGGGCAAAACTCCAGGAATGGGACGAAATCTGCCAGCAGTTGGGCGCTGCCTCGCAAAGCGAGTAG
- the pdxA gene encoding 4-hydroxythreonine-4-phosphate dehydrogenase PdxA — MSAKPVLGITMGDVNGVGPEILAKALARPDVAAACTPVVFGDPAVLEHARRFAPGCPEPLGVPEAQMTPPGYVAVVDAGYPAPAVHAGTQDTAAGRSAVEWVKGAVAATLAGTLEGIVTCPISKACIHQAGYRYSGHTELIAEMTGSADYRMCLFAGAMRVVHITSHLSLREALRAVSRDRIMTSVKVGHEALLRLGLERPRIAVAGLNPHAGEGGAFGNEEAREIAPAIKACRDAGLPCSGPYPPDTVFRRMRAGEFDMVVAMYHDQGHIPMKLIAMDEGVNVTLGIPIVRTSVDHGTAFDIAGRGIAREHSLCAAVTLAALLARRHEPLAGSGA, encoded by the coding sequence ATGAGTGCGAAACCTGTTCTCGGCATAACCATGGGCGACGTCAACGGCGTTGGCCCGGAAATCCTGGCAAAGGCGCTGGCCCGGCCTGACGTTGCGGCGGCGTGCACGCCCGTGGTCTTCGGCGATCCGGCGGTGCTCGAGCACGCGCGCCGCTTCGCCCCGGGGTGCCCCGAACCGTTGGGCGTGCCCGAAGCACAGATGACGCCGCCCGGTTACGTGGCCGTGGTGGACGCAGGTTATCCGGCGCCCGCGGTACACGCGGGAACACAGGATACGGCGGCGGGCCGCAGCGCGGTGGAATGGGTCAAGGGCGCGGTCGCCGCGACGCTTGCGGGCACGCTGGAAGGGATTGTAACGTGCCCCATCAGCAAAGCGTGCATTCATCAGGCGGGGTACCGCTATTCCGGACACACGGAACTCATCGCGGAGATGACCGGCAGCGCGGACTACCGGATGTGCCTGTTTGCGGGCGCCATGCGCGTCGTGCATATCACTTCGCATCTGTCGCTTCGCGAGGCGCTGCGCGCCGTCAGCCGCGACCGTATCATGACATCCGTCAAGGTGGGGCATGAGGCCTTGCTCCGGCTCGGGCTCGAGCGGCCCCGCATCGCCGTGGCCGGCCTGAATCCCCACGCGGGCGAAGGCGGCGCGTTCGGAAACGAGGAGGCGCGGGAGATCGCGCCCGCGATAAAAGCCTGCCGTGACGCAGGTCTGCCGTGTTCCGGGCCATACCCGCCCGATACCGTGTTTCGGCGCATGCGCGCAGGAGAATTCGACATGGTCGTCGCCATGTACCACGATCAGGGCCACATCCCGATGAAACTAATCGCGATGGACGAAGGAGTCAACGTGACCTTGGGCATTCCGATTGTGCGCACCTCGGTCGACCATGGGACCGCCTTCGACATCGCAGGACGCGGCATCGCGCGCGAGCACAGCCTCTGTGCGGCAGTCACGCTCGCCGCCTTGCTCGCACGGCGGCACGAGCCACTCGCCGGCTCGGGAGCATGA
- a CDS encoding DUF3488 domain-containing protein, whose amino-acid sequence MRKSAGISLRVAAAVLALSGFLALASVRIYGGIVLVVPLFLMPIAPIAERLDARYPVYRAITWPLTLAYFFFVPFTVMTFGLLDAVVILVVFIQSYLLLHTKDVRQFHHIALMALFMLLAALVQAPEPVMGLVLVLFLVSAVWMYVSLGLHADAAAVPPLAFSAIQADDAPKAAWRVWVSVVLLGAAATVLTVLFFLTTPRTEAGLFGRELLPDRSRTGFAERVDLAGGGTVARDTTAVMHVEFPGLPGGVYRGPLYWRTTTFNQYVGSEWSRRGLSDNLESPAMTFPGRRRAGFPFGSGGDRISRFRMPAKERVRQVIYMDDVPGLGVPCLDLVHEVSLVAAPRGARLRWDDAMDFTVVYDTAGSRRMTYEAWSEVGEANAAVLRAAPDDYEQELSQRDYQLLTAHELLPETQALARRLTADAGSVYERALLLQQWLSGPEFTYTLDLPVLPRDHAMDVFINETRRGHCELFASALALMLRSLGIPARVVSGFRGGEYEEDSQSYTVRASDAHLWVEVLILGQGWVVFDPSPRAEPGDIGQIEQITRNLSRVSLELKMFWYQEVVGYDRGMQLEQLREVTANLVGMLPAMTRMLEPGSGRRVIWAPARYFLLLGLVAAGVCAVYLVPRGQRRSWVLTTDQARAARLYRSVLRRFRRIGVNTSGVTAEELLAHWPVQRDGETLREVIQAYNEARFGGRRMPRERYVQLLRRLRGAFAKRSARE is encoded by the coding sequence ATGCGTAAGTCCGCCGGAATCAGTCTGCGCGTTGCGGCCGCGGTGCTGGCTCTCTCGGGGTTTCTGGCGTTGGCGTCCGTTCGCATCTACGGGGGCATTGTGCTGGTGGTTCCCTTGTTCTTGATGCCGATTGCGCCCATTGCCGAGCGTCTGGACGCGCGGTACCCGGTATATCGCGCGATTACGTGGCCGCTCACACTGGCGTATTTCTTCTTCGTCCCGTTTACCGTCATGACGTTTGGGCTGCTCGATGCCGTCGTAATCCTGGTCGTCTTCATTCAGAGTTATCTTTTGCTGCATACGAAGGACGTGCGCCAGTTTCACCACATCGCGTTGATGGCGCTGTTCATGTTGCTGGCCGCGCTCGTGCAGGCGCCGGAACCCGTGATGGGCCTGGTCCTGGTTCTGTTCCTGGTCAGCGCCGTCTGGATGTACGTGTCGCTGGGTTTGCATGCGGACGCCGCCGCCGTGCCGCCGCTCGCATTCTCAGCGATACAGGCGGACGATGCGCCGAAGGCGGCCTGGCGCGTTTGGGTCAGCGTCGTGCTCCTCGGCGCGGCCGCCACCGTGCTGACTGTCCTGTTTTTCCTCACCACGCCGCGCACGGAGGCGGGCCTTTTCGGCCGTGAACTCCTGCCGGACCGTTCGCGCACGGGCTTTGCCGAGCGCGTGGACCTCGCCGGGGGCGGCACCGTTGCCCGGGACACAACGGCGGTGATGCACGTCGAGTTTCCCGGACTGCCCGGCGGCGTCTATCGCGGGCCTCTGTACTGGCGTACGACCACCTTTAACCAGTACGTCGGGTCTGAATGGAGCCGCAGGGGACTCTCGGACAATCTCGAATCCCCCGCGATGACCTTTCCCGGGCGGCGCCGGGCCGGTTTTCCCTTTGGCTCCGGCGGCGACCGTATTTCCCGTTTCCGCATGCCGGCCAAGGAGCGCGTGCGGCAGGTGATCTACATGGACGATGTCCCGGGCCTGGGCGTGCCATGCCTGGACCTCGTTCACGAGGTCTCCTTGGTCGCGGCGCCGCGGGGAGCGCGGCTGCGCTGGGATGACGCGATGGATTTCACGGTGGTTTATGACACGGCGGGCTCGCGCCGTATGACCTATGAGGCGTGGTCGGAGGTGGGCGAGGCCAACGCCGCGGTATTGCGCGCGGCGCCGGATGACTACGAGCAGGAGTTGTCGCAGCGCGACTATCAACTGCTGACGGCCCACGAATTGCTGCCGGAAACACAGGCGCTGGCCCGCCGTCTCACCGCGGATGCCGGGTCTGTCTACGAACGCGCGCTGTTGCTGCAGCAGTGGCTGAGCGGGCCGGAGTTCACCTATACGCTCGATTTGCCGGTGCTGCCGCGCGACCACGCGATGGACGTGTTCATAAACGAGACGCGGCGCGGCCATTGCGAATTGTTTGCGAGCGCTCTGGCGCTCATGCTGCGCAGTCTCGGCATTCCTGCGCGCGTGGTATCGGGGTTTCGCGGCGGTGAATACGAGGAAGACAGCCAGTCCTACACCGTACGCGCGTCGGACGCCCATCTCTGGGTGGAGGTGCTGATTCTGGGGCAAGGCTGGGTCGTTTTTGACCCGTCGCCGCGCGCCGAACCCGGCGATATCGGCCAGATTGAACAAATTACGCGCAATTTGTCACGCGTCTCATTGGAACTGAAGATGTTCTGGTATCAGGAGGTTGTTGGCTACGACCGGGGTATGCAACTGGAACAGCTCCGCGAGGTTACCGCGAACCTGGTGGGTATGCTGCCTGCCATGACGCGAATGCTGGAGCCGGGCAGCGGCAGGCGCGTCATTTGGGCGCCGGCCAGGTATTTCCTGCTGTTGGGACTGGTCGCGGCGGGTGTATGCGCCGTCTATCTGGTCCCGCGCGGACAGCGGCGGTCCTGGGTCCTGACGACGGACCAGGCCCGCGCCGCGCGCCTGTATCGGAGTGTGTTGCGGCGGTTTCGGCGGATTGGCGTGAATACCAGCGGGGTCACCGCCGAGGAGTTGCTGGCGCATTGGCCGGTGCAGCGAGATGGCGAAACCTTGCGGGAAGTGATCCAGGCTTATAACGAGGCGCGTTTTGGCGGAAGACGAATGCCGCGCGAACGATACGTGCAATTGCTGCGGCGCTTGCGGGGGGCGTTCGCGAAGCGCTCAGCGCGCGAGTAG